ttaaaaaattAGAATGAGTTTCCTGACTggactttgttttggtctatcacataaaaatacataatgtaTAAATGTTGAACGTTTTAGGAGGTATTAACCTCTTTCAGGACACTGCATGTGTATAAAAATGACATCttgtctgcagaaaaacaaacgaTCCCCCTTTTCCTGACTTTCATCTTTAATTCTTCCCAACAAAATATTTCTGCCAAGAAGAGTGACATTTCTAAATAGAATGAGCAATCACTGGAAGCACTGGGAGATGAAGAGCCAGAGACATATTGGTCAGGTGGCGTGTGAGATGACCTTTCAGTCCATATGAGATGAAATGAGGCCAGTGAACCCGAAATGATTCAGAGTGTCTAAACTGACAGGCGAGGGCGCGGCCGTGGCAGAGCTTCAGCTCGGCTCCGCCGGCCTCGGTGGGCGTCTCTTgtgatttattgtgaaattgCCAAGGACTCAATGTGGCATGCAGGTGAATGAGTTTTGCTAATAAGTGAAGCATTTCTGCTCCACAGAGCTCTTTTTCTGTGTGAGCGAGTGTGTGTGAAATCAGTGTGCGGTGTCTCCCAGTACCACCGCATGCTCTGGTGGAGGCGGCTGCCTCATCAGTCTGGGGATTATCTGGTGTTTTCGGTGGGCAGAGAGACTAGGAGAGAGAACAGGAAGGCTCTCTGTTGAGTTCTTGAGGATATCTGTGCTGTTAAACATGGAGattattacagaaaataaaaaaagactgtcattatgcattttatttaaatatcaagcaaacatgcttttttaatttcattatatCATTGAGACTTTATGtgataaacagaaagaaagtagCATATAGTAgtaaaacagaagaataaaaaactgaacatttctgtATGCATTCTACCACTTCTTTACTCTGTTACcctaaataaaaagtgttgccAGTTGCTTTAACGCTAAATCAGTAGAACCACAGCTAAAACGTAAAAGATTCTTTGCAGTTTGGGACACAGCAAACAGGGACGCTTTTCTTGAACGAGGGCGGAAAACAGGAGTTGTTGAGTAGATGAATGGAGCGACATAAAGATCATGAAGTAAAACTGTTAGAGGTTGCAAAAGGCTTGAGAATAGGGTTTAATGTTTATCTTCCAGCGGGACAACAACCATAAACATTGAGCCAGAGCTATAGTAGAACAATTTAATCAAAGCATAAACCATAGCAAGAAGTGGTTTAAAAACGTATTAACTCTCATTTCACTGAACACATTTGGAAGCCGcaattttcctatttttattaatgtagatttttataataagttaatttataaatgttacacCCTTTTCCCTCCTTTTCACCATTATagactactttgtgttggtcttaaACACTGATCCCACTGAAGTTTGAGGTTGTCAagtgataaaatgtggaaacagaTCAAGGCGTATGAATTCCTTTGCAAAGCTTTGTGTTGCAAAATATCTAGAACAGCAAGCTGCAGTTTGAGCTCCCATTGCTGCAGTAGCAGGTTTGAAAAATGGGATACTGCACCTGTTGTTTCTGGAGTACTTGCCTCTTTTTGCCCACATATGTAAATTGCATTCTTAGTAACCCAACTTCCCTTTTCCACTGCTGAAGAACTGTCTCCAAAGCACAACCcagtaaataaaaccatttctgTCCCTCGTTTTTCTGCCTGTGTTTCCCTGAGGTGAGGTTGTTACCGCTGTAAAGGTGAAGGAGGTCAAGTGAACAACAAGATTGTTGAGTCGGGCATATGGCGGTGAAGTTCAGAGGCAATCCTCAGACTAATATGCTTACCTTCATTTATCAGACGCTTCGGTCCTGTGtcttaaaatgtgaataaaagaaagaaagaagacgGACGTAGAAGTCATCTGCTTTATTTCCTTATGTCAAACATTGTACATAAGAGAGGAAAGGTCAAATGAAAAACAGCCAATCTACATTAAAGTAAAGAAACTCCAGTCCTGAGATTGACAAAAAGCAGGGAGCAGAGAAAATGTCTCCTGTGATGGTTGAGATGGAGGAGTGACTGTGGCAGTTTCAGCAAATTGAAGATGATGGTTGCAGATCTGGAGAGGGTAAGCCGTCACTGCGATGCTTGGCTGTAGGCACATTCAAAAGCTGAAAACCCCCGCGACTAAAggattttacagcttttctttttatattcagACTTCTTTTTCGAAATCTAAGACTCGTATATCATTAttgtttgaaaagaagaaagaagcattgtactctttacatttttttcatcctGAGGAgacaaaaccatttttttaaaacacagtacTGCAGGGAAAACAATAAGAGAGATGCTTTATAGATTTCCCATTTccatatatattattttctcaAGGTTGCGGCACCCTCGTACTTTGGCAGCGTTGGTGCACTTGAGATCatctgggggggaaaaaaaggacgaaaacacagaaactgcCTCACAAACCATAAAAGAAtccaaagagagagaaaaaaaaggcaaaatccTCAGACTTTTGCGTTTAGATTGGATTCAGTAATAGACCGGCTGTGCAGACCAGATGAATATGCAGAGGTCATaagctttttcatttaaacatacacagaaataaaacgGGTGTAAGCTCCGGGAACACCCTGCTGTGAAGTTGTGgcttcagggggaaaaaattcaGCTCTGTgtgttaagtttttattttttttttttttgcctcaatgcacagtttataaaaattatatttaacatcTGTGATGCTCACATCTGTCCAAACAATGGCTCGTAGCAGACTCTAACTTATAAGAGACATCACCATGGtgtacacaataaaaacacaaatatttaaaaaaaaaagtatgacaTTATCTCCTCCAGTACTGGGTGATTATAACAggtttgatatttttatcatttaattatTGCACTTTGAAGTGGATCCCTAAACATAAGCAAaaattcttagttttttttaaatgcttaacaTGCAGAATATCATCAAATCACTGTTTTGACCTAATTTTCTAATTCTAAACAGTTTGTGATGATACACATTTTATAATCAGTGCTTTTAGATAaaatttcttattattattattattattttctttttactatcgtttaacaatttaataaaactttaaaattaacaaCAGAGCAAAAATTCACAGGTGTCTGAGCAGATTTACTTGTTATCTGATTTTAAATTTAGGAATTTATATTTGCTGTCTTCATCATCAAACCACTTGCACTGATCAAAGTAAAGTCCTGCCTGCATAAACTGTCAGAAGAGCTGAGAAGAAGCAGCTGAAGGTTTGTCTCTTAGAGGCAATTCACTCACGCTTGACACATCGACACTTAGCTGCTTGGATAGCTAGCCTGTAGTTTACAAGCAGATCTTAGCATTTGTAATTTATAGTCAccgttaaattacaaacaatGATGGGTAGagcttatttaattttgttttttgaaagaaacatttcctaAGAGCCTATTTTTTTCCGCCTTGATCTAGGAGAAATGTAAAACCCTCTTTCAGCCAGATGACAGACAATGTGCAGCAACACGTGTGGGAGGGGCAGGTTTTTCTCCATTGAGCCTGAGAAAAGAATTTCACTTTCTCTGCTGTCAGTAAAGTGGTATCCGTTTTAAAACCATAGGAACATCACTGTCGCTTCTGAAAACCTTGGTGCCACTAACAAGCCCATGCCTTCACATTTTTAACCTCAGAGATTTGggaagaaaagcaacacatcTTCAAAGACATATAGTGCAACACAGTTATAGCTGGTGGTTTAGAGACAGAATTCTCTCCCGGACCGTGTGAATTATTGATGGAAGTGTTTTCCTGCCAGGTATGAGGGAAACAGAGAGAACTGGTGTCATAAATTCATCCAATCTCAGATCCTAAGGAGGATCGAAGACAAGAGCCCCGATTGAGGAGGGACATGACTGGAGTGACCCTCACCACACCCGTCGTGTGGAGGTTGGAGAAGCACCGCCAACACTCCACAGGGCAAGCAGctgccttttctttctcctccccCCTTCGTTCTGAGAGCAAAAGAGCTGAGCCTGCTTCCCCCTTTGCTTCTCAGCAGTATTTAAGGTGCATAATATGCGACTATAAACCTTTATACAGGGCAAAGGTCTTAATGGACTTATTGGGATTTACTAAGGGATTTTTACAGCCAGCATAAGTCACTTTTCCTACACTTTGCCCTCCAACCATCCTCCATGAGTCTCTCATTGCCCTTGAGAATGTGTTAGCAGTCAATAGAGGTCTGTAACCTCAGAGATAAGTTATAGATTTAAATGTCCTCGATCAGAAGGCGGTGTTGCTGTGATTAATCATTCGCAGAACAAGATGAGTTGAAATGTCTCTCTGGTTAGTGAAAATAGAGGATTTCTCTGCAGAAAAGCAAGACACATTAAGTCTCCAGTCAAATATTTGAGGGAACGTGTCAATTATCCTGATTACCACTGCTTTGAGGCTTTTCTGAGTCAAAAATTATCCGcgtccttccttttttctttttattcattccTTCTTTTCTCTGTCAGATTGCACAGGGCCCCTCAGTCAAGCAGGGAGCGAGCATGTAtaatccaacagaaaacaaatcccCCTCCATCAATCGCAGCCTGGCTTTTAAAACAAGCCGGGCGCCATGGTGCGGCACTCAGGCCCTCAGAGATGCTGTGGCGTCTGTGATATAGCAACACCACCCGCCCGCCTCCCtcccaaccaccaccaccaccaccactcaGACCCTGCTGTCCTCCCCTCCGACGCCAGCCAGTCCTAACCTTCAGTTTGTTTAAGCGCCGCTGAACCCTGTTGGCCCTGGATGGGGGGAGGAGGGAAGGTGGAGGAAGGGTGGGCTTTAGATAATGACCTGCCATATGCCACTCTGCCTCTGCAGCTGAGTGAGCCGTGGCTGGATCAGCCCAGGCACAAATCTATTTGAAATTTAATTCTATTATCCTAATATGAGCTGAGCGTCCATTGTCCGAATGAGGAACAGAGGAGTGGAGCAGAATTGCAGGGCTAAGATGCGTGCCTTCAACAGAGGCTCATTAATGTGTGTGAAGGAGCAGAGGGACAGACAGTTGGGAGCCTGTGCTTCAAGAAGAAGTGATCAGGGGGAGGAGGGCATGCTGGACCAGCCTGGGttgcataaaaatgatttgaaactCTCATTTGTGGAGccatttttgttatgttttgccagaacctttgaacttttcacCTTTTCGTTCCACTACAAGCCCCAATGTCATTTAGATGATAAAGAAGCAGAAAGCCGTGGATAACTGGAAGAAAAATGCTAcatgtttatcttttaaataCAATTCTCAAAAGTGTGatgtgtattttgtatttagttcattttactTTGATACCTCTAAGTAAAATCCAGTGCACGATTAGGGCGCACTGCAGATATGTGGAAGGATTTCAACTGTTTGTCCTCATGCACACATGGTTGCTAAAacctaacactgcacatcaccctggACACACCATTCCCagggtgaaacatggtggtagcagcatcatgttgtggggatgCATTTCTTCAAGGAAGCTTTGTACAGTTGGGGAGAAGATGGAAAAAGACACGACAAGGTCTGTTAGAGACGGCTAATGTTTAGAGATTTAGGTTCACATCCCTGCATGACTACAATCCTAAACACACAGCTAACGCAAGTGGGTATGATCAAAGGATTtcaatggcccagtcaaagtccagaccaaaatcAATTTTGAAATATGCAGCAAGATTTGAATTTACAAAGGCCTTGTTCAAAGCATAGACAGTCTCAGTCTCGACACGGCGTTGACTCGGCTGGTATGAATGAGAATACAAAACACACCTTTTAGAATTTCATTTATGTAAAACGTTGAAATCAAatctcttcttttctcttcacAACTGTGCACCAATTTGTGTCTGTCGCGCAAAACTTCCTAAcgtttatggttgtaatgtggAAAGATGTGAGTCAATGATTTGATCTGCATCTCTCTTCTGAAATCCCTTGCGATGGGTTTGATTTCGGTCGACAATCTCGAACGGCAATGTCCAGTAGCCAAGATGTCATGTAACGTTTCTGTTAGCTGAGGAGGCCTGGTGCCTCAGATCTCCACTGGTTTAGGGGGATGGGAGAGACGCAGACGCTAGAAACTCCACTGCCTTAAAACATCTCCCTTTTCACAGCAACATCATGTGACGGGGTTTAATGCTTGGATGCAGAAGTCAAACGGAAAGGATTTGGGGATGGGACGTATGTGTAAATCTGTCAAAATACTTCTACCACGCAGAAAATATGCTGGAATCAGACTGTGGCTAAAGAATTTGGCTGCTGAAACATAATGCATCTCTGCAATGTTGAGGTTTTACTATGCAAATTTAAGCCAAGAGGCTTTTATTCTTCAAGTCTGGAATATCTGTCAGCCATCAAAAACCTAAATCAGCCCCAGTTCGACATGTAACGATGAGCGTTTGGATAGGTTTTTGcaaaaagtaacaataaaagGATATTAATTTCCTATTACACTTTTTAGTCCCCCCTGTTTTCTTCCATAATCCAtacaacagttttatttaagaaaataaaaaaaacaactttatctgGCAGCACTGTTTCTCCTTTTCTATCGGGATGGCCAAAGtctaaacatttagaaaatcaatcaaaaatacAAGGTTCTAATTAATAAGGAATCACACGTCAGATTACACTACAGGTCTAGTAGACCTACTACAACAAAGGTCCAGGATCCCACTGGCCTCCAGAGAgcaaatgtgaagaaaaataatcacagaCTTCATAGCCAAGGTATGGCTTCTGAATATATTCTTAAAGGAATTTATTTTACACCTtagaacaaatcaaaacaaagaaaccagAGATAAAGATTGGGGATGTGGTACATTGGGAATGTATTGAAAACtgtagattacatttttttttggtgtaagctcagagaaaaaaatgttaatacagTCATTATAATTGCACTTCATAAATCTAGACCGATGCCAGTATTTCTCCACAACAAAGCTCCCCGTTCTCTCATTCTGTCCAGTTAATAAATTCAATTTGCCGCTGAAATTTGACTGACAAAAGAAATGCTAATTTAAGACCAGAGAGCCGCTGCACTGATACAATTTTTCTCACCCGCTCGGGTCCCACAAGGCAACAACATATTGTGGTAATTTAAGTGCAGTACATTCGGGGAAATCTCAGAGTCACAATGAATATTTCACTGCTCTGAATCATCAAAGTTAAGACTGGCCTGGGCCAACTGCACGCCCACCCGTAGCTGAAATGGgtaacaaagagaaaaagacagggCATGATTGTTTTCGTTTTGTACTCGTTTGCAACAATAAAGTACCCCAAAAGCACGATCTAATTTGTTTTCACAGCTGCTGTAAGTGCAGCAATAAAGGAGTCAAATGACTCCACCTGCACAGAAAATCTAAAGCCTCCAATAAAAAGAAGCAAGTTATCTCCTGTACATAACTCAGTCATAATGTTTGTCATAATGTTTATGGGACTGCTGAATCAGTCGGTCAGTCTCGCTGGAAAAGTCTGGTAatcacacaataaaataaaaaaaagtctgaggATTTTGAAGAACGCAAACTAAGAAGgtacaaacacacatgcactctGCCGCATACACGCTTCAACATACAGCGCCTTGTAAAGGTATTCCCTTTaacattaaaaccatttttcgtgttacaaacacaaatttcaaggcgttttattgagattttatgtgatagatcaacacaaagtagtgcatgattgtgacgtaaaaagataaaatatttttgagccTCTTGTGTTTAATTCCATGTCAGTCATCTGCTCAAGACCTCATAAATGAGTTTTTTGAGAACATTTGAACACaaacatgaagaccaagaaTAAAGCAGATAGGTCAAAGAATGAGTGATGGGAAATttagattataaaaaaaatattcttcatttGGAAAGAGCCACAGAGGACTgagcattaataaaataaaacagccaaGAGATCAAtgttaactctggaggagcgGTGGAGATCAAAATCTGGTAACAAGACAATTATTAGACATGTGCTCCACAAACTCTGAGTAAGGGTAATGAGAAGAAACcctttgctgaaaaaaaaaatagatctcATCTGCAGTTTGCCAGAAGCTGTGTATGGGACACAGTAAACATGCTCTTGTGGTGGCAGCTTCATCATATAGGTATGCTTTTCTTCTACACGGACAGAATAAGTGTCAtttctttgtaataaaaaaaaaagtaaaatcagttcCCAATTAGGTACaactttgttttgatctgaatcatgaatcaaaataaaacctatGAGATTTGGGGTCGAACAGTGAAGAAAAGCGAAAATGTCAAACGTCACCTTTACAAGCTGCCGTACACATAAAGTTATCTCTGTTCCCTCCCAGTCACATTCCTCActgtaacatttctttttgtttttcgtattttttgcaacattttttcttttaaataagtaTTTTGAAATTTATTGTCGGTTCCAGTGTtggttaggaaaaaaaaaagagctctcCGTTCAGGTTCTTACAGAACCAAAGCAGCAACTCTGTCTCACGTCAGAACATAAGAGACTGCACGTCAGCTTAAGGAGGAAATTTTAAATCATAGTGacgaaaaaaggaaaacaatagaataagataaaaaaaaaaaaacagttgagaCACTTTTCCTTGTAGCAGCCAATACATATAATATACCTACAAATatatcaaacaacaaaaaataggtTCAAGTTTTTCAAGTTTCTTAAATATATCATATCCAAACTACCCAATTCCAAACTTCAAAGTTAACAAAATTCAAGCAGTGCAATTAATTTATCAATTATAACAGCAACAATAACTAATATTGTACTACCCTTTTAGATTCAACCTTGTGATCCTTTTTATAAGAACACCCTAGAACTGCTAGTAATCTTCTGGTTTTTTCAGCACATTTCTGTACGTATGTACTGTTACTGACTTTTGGGTTTTAAAAGCAGCCCTAAGCGCTGGCCCTTTAAGACCATTTCAGTGACAACCTACACAGTAGCTTCATCCTTAGTATTTGGAGAGGAGATACAAGTGGCGTATGCACTTCATGTCAAGCTATgattctcattaaaaaaaaaaaactgtttaagaagataaaacaacaaagcaaaaaaaaaaaaattattaatccAAAAATCCTATTGGCAAACCACACAATGGAACATCAGGAGAATCTAGGAATCCCTTTTCCATCCCGCTGGCAGTAACTACTACCTCTTGTGTTAGGGATCCCCCACAGCCTgctttaaaaccagaaaatctACGGTTACACAGCACAGCAACTGCTCTTCTCTAAGATGCCACGATCGTTAAAGCTGTGGCACTCACAACAGTCCCATAGCATCTCTGTCTTGATTTTCTTCATAAATTCACAATTCTTGATTaatttcctcctcttctccctcccaCCCGTCCGTTTTATCTGTAAACAGGAAGGCGGATGTGTGCATGCTGGTGGTCCAACAGCCGCGGCACCGACACAGTCTCGTAGCCTTTGCCGAGCATCTGCTCCTTGATGCAGGGAGGGTGGATGTCGTTGATCAGATACTCCAGAGACTGCAGGCTGCTGCTCAGCACTGAGGTGTTGCACAGGCTCTTGCTGGGCAGGCTGCAGCACAGACCCCCACCGCTGTCAACGGcagggtggtggtggtgatgatggTAGTGGTGATGGTGGTGAGGATAGCCCATTTCTCTGTGGCCCGTCGCCGGACCTCCCGTGGAGGTGCCCAGCAGCTCCTGGGGGTTGTAGCAGTCACTGTCGGGCGTCACCAGCACACTGTTCCACGGTGGTGCAAAGTACTGACCCACTGAGAAATTCCCGTGCATGCCCACACAGTTCAAAGGGGAAGAGCTGACTTTGTCAAGCCCACCCCCGCCGCTGGCACTCGCTGTCAGGTGGTAAGGtctggaagaggaggaggaggacaccTGGGCCGCCATGATTCCCCCACCTGGAATACAGGTTTCGGGGGACTTGCTGATGGCGCCCCCTCCTCCGCTGCCTCCACTGTACATGCGGAGGACggcctgctgttgttgctgctgttggtgctgttgctgttgttgtttctgcCACAGGATGTAGTCCATACCCTCCGCGTACACGCCGCTCTTCATTACTTCTGCACTTTGCGCTGGCAGCCCTGATCCCGTGTACACCATGTTAGCCTGGGGACCCATTCCTACGACATAGCCTCCACCTGAGGAGCTCGAACCGACCCCCATGACTGCTGTGACCTGCTTGGAGGGGCTGGAATTTGTTGGTGCAGTGGAAGCCCCGTGACACACCTGCTGCAGGGCCTGAGCCTGGCAATGTTGGTTGATCTGATAGATGATACTCTGAATGGAGGGGAGATTAGACTGTGCAGGCAGGGACAGGCCTCGGCCCCCGGTTACAGGAATCACAGAGCCAGCCACAGTGACATTTGGGGGTACTGAATGTCCAGAGCCTTCTGGAGGCTTTGAGGGCCCAGAGTGGTATACCATTTGGCCATGACTGCTGGCTAAAGTGCTACTATTAGGGGGTGGATACGGGGCCACAGCTATGTGAGCTGGAGAGAGCTTAGTCCGTCTGCCTTCTGAGTTCTTGAGAACACCTTTGGAATGACCAAAGGTGGATGACGATGATGAGGACTTGACAATGGCAAGGAGACCCTGGAACCCTCCTGTGTGGAAATGGGGGTAAGGGCTGTAGCGCTGCCCTGTGGTATCATATCCGTTCACAGTCCGGTTAAGGTGCTTGTGCTGGGGAACCCTGATGTTGGTGGGGAAAATCTTGATGGACAGTGGGCTGTTCGCCGTCTTCTGAGCATAAGCATCGAGTTCTGCTGCTGTAGGGTACCGTGAGGAAGGTGAAGGTACCACCAGGTCAcctgaaagacaaaacagaaaaaatgtctgaacaCATGAAGATCTCAAAGggacaaata
The genomic region above belongs to Xiphophorus maculatus strain JP 163 A chromosome 12, X_maculatus-5.0-male, whole genome shotgun sequence and contains:
- the fam222a gene encoding protein FAM222A, with the translated sequence MLACLQRRQNPPPQHPVCASKTLEPPQVLGRKCDLVVPSPSSRYPTAAELDAYAQKTANSPLSIKIFPTNIRVPQHKHLNRTVNGYDTTGQRYSPYPHFHTGGFQGLLAIVKSSSSSSTFGHSKGVLKNSEGRRTKLSPAHIAVAPYPPPNSSTLASSHGQMVYHSGPSKPPEGSGHSVPPNVTVAGSVIPVTGGRGLSLPAQSNLPSIQSIIYQINQHCQAQALQQVCHGASTAPTNSSPSKQVTAVMGVGSSSSGGGYVVGMGPQANMVYTGSGLPAQSAEVMKSGVYAEGMDYILWQKQQQQQHQQQQQQQAVLRMYSGGSGGGGAISKSPETCIPGGGIMAAQVSSSSSSRPYHLTASASGGGGLDKVSSSPLNCVGMHGNFSVGQYFAPPWNSVLVTPDSDCYNPQELLGTSTGGPATGHREMGYPHHHHHYHHHHHHPAVDSGGGLCCSLPSKSLCNTSVLSSSLQSLEYLINDIHPPCIKEQMLGKGYETVSVPRLLDHQHAHIRLPVYR